One window of Streptococcus suis genomic DNA carries:
- a CDS encoding acylneuraminate cytidylyltransferase family protein, protein MRVAIIPMRSGSKGVPHKNIRMIGGKPLACYTIDLALECQLFDEIVISTDSENYISLLTSYYRDKLLYVKRPIDLATDTSTMVETILHVFSERRYSLDTNFIAFQVTSPLRSVSFIRDFSNSWSDKYDACITVKPFDRNLSLVAPLLQNGLFQLPKLDNTKTNRQSQGMIYYPDGSMWMSTVGKFMKNQSFYTSTTFGYLSPEWSRYDVDTELDLFIVEHLMRRANESNRDRHSPNEQESNEIG, encoded by the coding sequence GTGAGGGTAGCAATTATTCCTATGCGGTCTGGGTCCAAGGGAGTCCCTCATAAAAATATTAGAATGATTGGTGGAAAACCGTTGGCTTGTTATACGATAGATTTAGCCTTAGAGTGTCAACTGTTTGATGAAATTGTCATATCTACTGATTCTGAGAACTATATTTCTTTATTAACATCCTATTACAGGGATAAGTTGCTATATGTCAAACGTCCAATTGACCTTGCAACAGATACTTCAACTATGGTTGAAACCATATTGCATGTATTTTCAGAAAGAAGATATAGTCTAGATACAAATTTTATTGCATTTCAGGTCACTAGTCCGTTGCGTTCAGTCTCTTTTATTCGTGATTTTTCAAATTCTTGGTCTGATAAATATGACGCCTGTATTACAGTTAAACCGTTTGATAGAAATCTGTCTTTGGTAGCACCGCTATTACAAAATGGTTTATTTCAGTTACCTAAATTGGATAATACGAAAACAAATAGACAATCACAAGGTATGATTTATTACCCAGATGGTTCAATGTGGATGTCCACAGTAGGCAAATTTATGAAGAACCAATCATTTTACACTTCTACTACATTTGGATATCTGTCACCTGAATGGTCTAGATATGACGTTGATACTGAATTAGATTTATTTATAGTTGAGCACCTAATGCGAAGAGCAAACGAATCCAACAGAGATAGGCATTCTCCTAATGAGCAGGAATCTAACGAAATTGGCTAG
- a CDS encoding glycosyltransferase family 52 protein: MRNLIFCQTPFQLKVALAIMQLNIEDTWELVILKSQLVETKWPPLLEQLPPSVQLHLLDHSIDETLYQGISSLPSEIDYLYVASLDSVPASIYLEFHPDTKIKTFDDGTASILKNGVFGTPGQYKTFQHLHPSWDQERIKASSLEHYTVFDVPSIIPAPVVTRLSLPFEMEAGSDVKKPLARVFIGQEIQDSRMDTANYTQAVCIQLGIDYYLKHPRKPIDISYVNQVETDLLAEDFVFRLLAKYECVEVYHYYSTTALLLKDLPNVKVRGIMVSSVKKLQDELATFGLKFNKLAYYASQVKEHKNHNED; the protein is encoded by the coding sequence TTGAGAAATTTAATCTTTTGCCAAACTCCTTTTCAGCTAAAGGTTGCATTGGCAATCATGCAGTTAAATATAGAGGATACCTGGGAATTGGTAATCTTAAAGAGTCAGCTAGTCGAAACCAAGTGGCCCCCTTTGTTGGAGCAGCTCCCACCGAGTGTTCAGCTACACTTACTTGACCACAGTATTGATGAGACCTTATATCAAGGAATTTCTTCTCTGCCATCGGAAATCGACTATCTCTACGTAGCCTCGCTTGATTCCGTACCGGCTTCTATCTATCTAGAATTTCACCCGGATACCAAGATAAAAACCTTTGATGATGGGACGGCTTCTATTTTGAAAAATGGAGTTTTTGGAACTCCTGGTCAATACAAGACTTTCCAGCACTTGCACCCATCTTGGGATCAAGAGCGCATAAAGGCTTCGTCCCTAGAACATTATACTGTATTTGATGTTCCAAGCATTATCCCTGCACCAGTGGTTACCAGATTATCACTCCCCTTTGAAATGGAGGCTGGAAGTGATGTGAAAAAGCCCTTGGCTCGTGTTTTTATTGGTCAAGAAATACAAGATTCTAGGATGGATACTGCCAATTATACGCAAGCAGTGTGTATACAGTTGGGTATTGATTACTATTTAAAGCATCCTAGAAAACCAATAGATATTAGCTATGTAAATCAAGTAGAAACAGACCTACTAGCAGAAGATTTTGTATTTCGCTTATTAGCTAAGTATGAATGTGTGGAAGTCTACCATTACTATTCCACCACAGCCTTATTGTTAAAAGATCTACCAAATGTGAAAGTGCGAGGGATCATGGTATCGAGCGTAAAGAAATTGCAGGATGAACTGGCAACTTTTGGGCTAAAATTTAACAAGCTTGCTTATTATGCTTCGCAAGTAAAAGAGCATAAGAATCATAATGAAGATTGA
- a CDS encoding glycosyltransferase, with product MSPKIFGYESTQTYRHAVLRKHGIANKFLITTPFVLEHDYQRLRVMGFEPEDVINLPGTYSDMDTTTFTYTLEAFEKTLEVGAQLLKEGPQYRIYKVANGFIDVDTNLDGFVVGILHRNANLEIVSTTFCSQGPYYTAYGNDEESFEYYNRDGSIAISGYYQGSKEYPVVSYYLDEEEFTEEDLVIRYLDEHGAEKDVIIKDQLQSHFPDLIAYAEERGMIFRDVLHYNHYHGLEHNTNYQTVLPNKLLTASPYLNQRLVEEGYDATFIHPVGVAVASHPPMGLSSNKVFLSSHFNRIKRVDMAIEAFRQVPELELHIYGGMANEVEKFRKTHQIPDNVILKGFVDTALIPRHSFTAYLSCSISEMYANAMVESLGVGLIPILSKVDFGHNQVLDKLDYGTGFETVEELVEVLRKLVAWPTDYRKQVSEKVLEIAQEFSHDEAESALLNWLKSVGSRDVK from the coding sequence ATGTCACCTAAAATATTCGGTTACGAATCTACCCAAACCTACCGACATGCAGTATTGAGGAAGCATGGAATCGCCAATAAATTTTTAATAACCACCCCTTTTGTATTAGAGCATGACTACCAACGTTTACGTGTCATGGGCTTTGAACCAGAGGATGTTATTAACCTTCCAGGTACCTATTCAGATATGGATACTACTACCTTTACTTATACACTTGAAGCCTTTGAGAAAACATTGGAAGTAGGTGCCCAGCTATTAAAAGAAGGCCCACAATACAGAATCTACAAGGTAGCGAATGGATTCATTGACGTTGATACCAATCTAGATGGTTTTGTAGTTGGTATCTTGCATCGCAACGCCAACTTAGAAATTGTTTCGACAACCTTTTGTTCTCAAGGTCCGTACTATACTGCGTATGGAAATGACGAGGAATCCTTTGAGTATTATAATCGAGATGGTTCTATCGCGATCTCTGGCTACTATCAAGGTTCAAAGGAGTATCCAGTGGTCTCCTATTATTTGGATGAAGAGGAGTTCACAGAAGAGGACTTGGTGATACGTTATCTGGATGAGCATGGGGCCGAGAAGGATGTTATCATCAAAGATCAGTTGCAATCTCACTTTCCTGATCTGATAGCTTACGCTGAGGAGAGAGGGATGATTTTCCGAGATGTCTTACACTATAATCATTATCATGGACTAGAACACAACACAAACTATCAAACCGTTCTTCCGAACAAGCTATTGACGGCTAGTCCTTATCTCAATCAGAGACTGGTAGAAGAGGGGTATGATGCCACATTTATCCATCCGGTAGGTGTAGCAGTTGCTTCTCATCCTCCAATGGGATTATCCTCTAATAAGGTATTCCTTTCAAGCCACTTTAACAGAATTAAGCGGGTTGATATGGCTATTGAGGCTTTTCGTCAGGTACCGGAGTTAGAGTTGCACATCTACGGAGGGATGGCGAATGAAGTTGAAAAGTTTAGGAAAACTCATCAGATCCCTGACAATGTGATCTTGAAAGGTTTTGTGGATACAGCCCTTATCCCCCGCCATAGTTTTACAGCTTACCTCTCTTGCTCTATTAGTGAGATGTATGCCAATGCCATGGTCGAAAGCTTGGGGGTCGGCTTGATTCCCATTCTTTCTAAGGTTGACTTTGGTCACAACCAAGTTTTGGACAAACTTGACTACGGTACAGGTTTTGAAACCGTTGAGGAGTTGGTGGAGGTTTTGAGAAAGCTTGTCGCATGGCCGACGGATTATCGCAAGCAAGTTTCAGAAAAGGTGCTAGAGATCGCTCAAGAGTTTTCTCATGATGAGGCTGAAAGTGCCCTCCTCAACTGGCTAAAATCGGTCGGTTCTAGAGATGTAAAGTGA
- a CDS encoding LPXTG cell wall anchor domain-containing protein: MIKTKAYGLVSTITLAGALGLMTTPSVEAAEIKTGLQTTPIRRAALDSLSDEQESHVIPGQITDVPMSWINSETGNVEWITDFVLVYEKTGKCSAIPSDEIQIPETPSSDTPVPPSSGTPGNPGSDTPKTPSSLTPSNPIQKVIQKVLPNTGVKQATTLIVVGVGLATFAGYLMFRNKRTGKTVAVALLVATGAGFSSAALAESVGFLDIVQQIEIKLDERFQHTAEESECWKYVGYIPVIAEESVKESDKTGNVNVKYVDTEGKEIKALYKLVENGLVSTTKTTTTTVDGVSSSTEETVESKLEYDATTQKPTTITFDGKVYEFVQVKDGDVEQGLVKEGTTTVTYIYRHVPQITESVTETPTTGNVDVKYVDTEGKEIKVPYNLVVDGLVSTTKTTTTTVDGVSSSTEETVASGLTYDATTQKPTTITFEGKVYEFVQVKDGDVEKDLVKEGTTTVTYIYRHVPQITESVTETTKTGNVNVKYVDTEGKEIKDLYNLVVEGKVSTTRTTTTTVDGVSSSTEETVASELKYDATTQKPTTITFEGKVYEFVQVKDGDVEQGLVKEGTTTVTYIYRHVPQVTTDVQTSTATGSVTVHYVDTEGNEIQGAVDLVTDGVVSTTTTTTTTTDGVASVTEDTVASGLSYDATTQKPTSITSNGKVYELVQVKDGDVEKGLVKKGTTTITYIYRHVPQVTTDVQTSTATGSVTVHYVDTEGNEIQGAVDLVTDGVVSTTTTTTTTTDGVASVTEDTVASGLSYDATTQKPTSITSNGKVYELVQVKDGDVEKGLVKKGTTTVTYIYKVAPNTTETISTPVTGTVKTRYIDADTGEEIVSGSTIVDNGIVANKVTTIVRNAAGEVVSETTKRVPTGLTYDTTDDKTAKNAEIALLRIPVLEMIDYNGKLVTPDANGYVTVTETKTFSGAALTSSDYQSVYTYVENHYKRNLNPTYLSIKSLDIIPVGSEFAYSTVVEYTYYIGNKTVGYTFVGVEGAEQGAVEEGDEMIITYKYRRQAYEAEATTAVAMTIKPAEMTTSLPD; this comes from the coding sequence ATGATAAAAACTAAAGCCTATGGTTTGGTTTCGACAATTACACTTGCTGGTGCTTTGGGACTTATGACTACTCCGAGTGTTGAAGCAGCGGAAATCAAAACAGGTCTTCAGACTACCCCAATCCGACGTGCTGCGTTAGATTCACTTTCAGATGAGCAGGAATCTCATGTCATCCCAGGACAAATTACTGATGTACCGATGTCATGGATCAATAGCGAGACAGGAAATGTGGAATGGATTACAGATTTTGTTTTAGTGTATGAAAAAACAGGAAAATGTAGTGCTATACCATCTGATGAAATTCAGATACCAGAAACTCCAAGTTCAGACACACCGGTGCCACCAAGTAGTGGTACACCGGGAAATCCAGGTTCAGACACACCGAAAACTCCAAGTTCTCTAACTCCGTCTAATCCTATCCAAAAGGTAATACAAAAAGTCTTGCCAAATACTGGTGTAAAACAGGCTACAACTCTAATTGTAGTAGGTGTTGGTTTGGCTACCTTTGCTGGTTACTTGATGTTTAGGAATAAACGTACAGGTAAAACTGTTGCTGTAGCTTTATTGGTTGCTACGGGGGCTGGGTTTAGCTCAGCTGCTTTAGCAGAATCAGTTGGCTTTTTAGATATTGTTCAACAAATTGAAATCAAATTGGATGAAAGATTCCAACACACTGCTGAAGAAAGCGAATGTTGGAAGTATGTAGGTTACATACCAGTTATAGCTGAGGAATCAGTAAAAGAGTCCGATAAAACAGGTAATGTCAATGTTAAATATGTTGATACCGAAGGTAAGGAAATCAAAGCCCTGTACAAACTAGTAGAGAATGGTTTGGTTTCAACGACTAAGACAACGACAACGACTGTAGATGGAGTATCAAGCTCTACAGAAGAAACAGTTGAATCAAAATTGGAATATGATGCAACAACTCAGAAACCAACAACTATTACTTTTGATGGTAAGGTTTATGAATTCGTTCAAGTCAAAGACGGCGATGTAGAACAAGGTCTCGTTAAAGAGGGTACTACAACAGTCACGTATATCTACCGCCATGTACCACAAATTACAGAATCTGTCACAGAAACACCTACGACAGGTAATGTCGATGTTAAATATGTTGATACCGAAGGTAAGGAAATCAAAGTCCCGTACAACCTAGTAGTGGATGGTTTGGTTTCAACGACTAAGACAACGACAACGACTGTAGATGGAGTATCAAGCTCTACAGAAGAAACAGTTGCTTCAGGATTGACCTATGATGCAACAACACAGAAACCAACAACTATTACTTTTGAAGGTAAGGTTTATGAATTCGTTCAAGTCAAAGACGGCGATGTAGAAAAAGATCTCGTTAAAGAGGGTACTACAACAGTCACGTATATTTACCGTCATGTACCACAAATTACAGAATCTGTCACAGAAACAACTAAAACAGGTAATGTCAATGTTAAATATGTTGATACCGAAGGTAAGGAAATCAAAGACCTGTACAACCTAGTAGTGGAGGGTAAGGTTTCAACGACTAGGACAACGACAACGACTGTAGATGGAGTATCAAGCTCTACAGAAGAAACAGTTGCTTCAGAATTGAAATATGATGCAACAACTCAGAAACCAACAACTATTACTTTTGAAGGTAAGGTTTATGAATTCGTTCAAGTCAAAGACGGCGATGTAGAACAAGGTCTCGTTAAAGAGGGTACTACAACAGTCACGTATATCTATCGTCATGTCCCACAAGTAACAACTGATGTACAAACTTCAACTGCCACAGGTAGTGTCACTGTTCATTATGTAGATACAGAAGGTAATGAAATTCAAGGTGCAGTCGACTTGGTTACAGATGGTGTTGTTTCAACGACTACGACCACCACAACCACCACAGATGGAGTGGCTAGCGTTACAGAAGACACAGTTGCTTCAGGTCTGAGTTATGATGCGACCACTCAGAAACCAACTTCCATTACTTCCAACGGCAAAGTCTACGAGCTTGTTCAAGTCAAAGATGGCGATGTAGAGAAAGGTCTTGTTAAAAAAGGTACTACAACCATTACCTATATCTATCGTCATGTCCCACAAGTAACAACTGATGTACAAACTTCAACTGCCACAGGTAGTGTCACTGTTCATTATGTAGATACAGAAGGTAATGAAATTCAAGGTGCAGTCGACTTGGTTACAGATGGTGTTGTTTCAACGACTACGACCACCACAACCACCACAGATGGAGTGGCTAGCGTTACAGAAGACACAGTTGCTTCAGGTCTGAGTTATGATGCGACCACTCAGAAACCAACTTCCATTACTTCCAACGGCAAAGTCTACGAGCTTGTTCAAGTCAAAGATGGCGATGTAGAGAAAGGTCTTGTTAAAAAAGGTACTACAACAGTCACATATATTTATAAAGTTGCTCCAAACACGACTGAAACTATCTCTACACCAGTAACTGGTACCGTTAAGACCCGTTATATTGATGCGGATACGGGGGAAGAGATTGTTTCCGGTTCTACAATTGTGGATAATGGTATCGTAGCTAATAAGGTCACCACAATAGTACGCAATGCAGCAGGAGAGGTGGTATCAGAGACGACTAAAAGAGTCCCAACTGGTCTGACTTACGATACCACTGATGATAAAACTGCGAAAAATGCAGAGATCGCTTTGTTACGTATTCCTGTTTTAGAAATGATTGACTATAATGGTAAGCTCGTTACTCCGGATGCCAATGGCTATGTAACTGTAACGGAAACTAAGACTTTTTCTGGCGCTGCTTTAACCTCTTCAGATTATCAATCGGTCTATACTTATGTGGAAAACCATTATAAACGAAATTTGAACCCAACATATCTTTCAATAAAGAGTCTTGATATAATTCCTGTTGGTTCAGAGTTTGCTTACAGTACTGTTGTTGAGTACACATATTATATAGGTAACAAAACAGTTGGTTATACTTTTGTCGGAGTGGAAGGGGCCGAACAAGGTGCTGTGGAAGAAGGAGATGAGATGATTATCACCTACAAATACCGTCGTCAAGCCTATGAGGCAGAAGCAACAACCGCAGTAGCGATGACTATTAAACCAGCCGAAATGACGACCTCGCTACCAGATTAG
- a CDS encoding LemA family protein, with the protein MNKKWLTFLIPLVALLFLGIGAIGQYNGLVDSHAEVENAQANVQTQLQRRYDLIPNVVSAVKGAMEHEKDIFTAIADARAKIGSSQQGSAEYNQAQTQLDSAVSRLLVVAENYPQITANQQVSDLITELEGTENRILVARKDYNTVATAYNKKIRKFPTSIYANLFGYEKVDHFQATNDAATTVPSVDLQDKE; encoded by the coding sequence ATGAATAAAAAATGGTTAACCTTCCTCATCCCCCTAGTAGCTTTGCTATTTTTGGGAATAGGAGCAATCGGTCAGTACAATGGTCTGGTGGACAGCCACGCCGAAGTGGAGAACGCCCAGGCCAATGTCCAGACCCAGCTCCAGCGACGTTATGATCTGATTCCCAACGTTGTATCGGCCGTCAAGGGGGCCATGGAGCATGAGAAAGATATTTTTACAGCTATCGCGGATGCGCGTGCCAAGATTGGTTCCAGCCAGCAAGGTTCAGCAGAGTACAATCAGGCTCAGACTCAGCTAGATTCAGCAGTTTCTCGCCTTTTGGTAGTGGCGGAAAATTATCCACAAATCACAGCCAACCAGCAGGTATCGGACTTAATTACCGAGCTTGAAGGCACAGAAAATCGGATTTTAGTGGCCCGCAAGGATTATAATACGGTGGCAACAGCCTACAATAAAAAAATCAGGAAGTTCCCGACTTCTATCTACGCCAATCTTTTTGGCTATGAGAAAGTTGACCATTTCCAAGCGACTAACGATGCCGCAACAACAGTACCAAGCGTTGATTTACAAGATAAAGAATAG
- a CDS encoding TPM domain-containing protein, with product MRKYVVWLGGILVSLLVLLALFPPIVRADQLPDRPLDTTVVDQQGYLSADTIASIDQKNQEWERTGQKLQVGVYVTDHLNDDLESFSNELFRHWQVGFSGTDNGILLVIAIDDRQFRIETSDNAATVIRDIEAKDILDSSREFFRQEDYDAGVTYIVNSIGDRFYGTDLGAQQLASLESQETYSDDDVGSFFFLIIVLVIIFIIIDKSSRGGRGGGPGSLLWMWVDDYHYHHHHHSDHSSSSFGGGGGWSGGGGGGGGASSGW from the coding sequence ATGAGAAAGTATGTGGTATGGCTAGGCGGAATCTTGGTCAGTCTCCTAGTTTTGCTGGCCTTATTTCCGCCAATTGTTAGAGCGGACCAGTTGCCAGATCGGCCGCTGGATACGACGGTAGTAGACCAACAAGGCTACCTATCAGCTGATACGATCGCCAGTATTGACCAAAAGAATCAAGAATGGGAGCGAACCGGTCAAAAATTGCAGGTGGGGGTCTATGTGACGGACCATCTGAATGATGACTTAGAAAGTTTTTCCAATGAGCTCTTTCGTCACTGGCAGGTGGGATTTTCCGGGACGGATAACGGGATTTTGCTGGTCATTGCCATAGATGACAGGCAGTTTCGGATAGAGACCTCGGACAATGCAGCCACCGTCATCAGGGATATAGAGGCCAAAGATATTTTAGATTCCTCCAGGGAGTTTTTCCGCCAGGAGGACTATGATGCTGGTGTCACCTACATTGTCAATTCCATCGGCGACCGCTTTTACGGGACAGACCTGGGAGCCCAGCAGCTGGCTAGCTTAGAAAGTCAAGAAACTTATAGTGACGATGATGTCGGTTCATTTTTCTTCCTCATTATTGTTCTGGTTATTATTTTTATTATTATTGATAAGTCCAGTCGTGGTGGCCGCGGAGGCGGTCCAGGTAGCCTACTTTGGATGTGGGTCGACGATTATCATTACCATCATCACCATCATTCTGACCATTCCTCATCTAGCTTTGGCGGCGGAGGTGGTTGGTCCGGTGGTGGAGGCGGCGGAGGCGGCGCCTCATCTGGTTGGTAA
- a CDS encoding uracil-DNA glycosylase family protein — MQLSSIRRAIMSDPANQVFTRQGIEPLFQAPETARILIIGQAPGLKTQEKGRLFDDASGDNLRNWLGVDRETFYDSGLFAILPMDFYYPGKGKSGDLPPRKDFADKWHPLILQHLPHIDLTLLIGSYAQEAIFGKSQRNLSERVRHFEDYLPSYFPLPHPSPRNNIWRAKHPWFKERVLPRLQRDIKNIVQQCTI; from the coding sequence ATGCAGCTATCCTCCATTCGTCGGGCTATTATGTCTGACCCTGCCAATCAAGTTTTTACACGTCAAGGGATTGAACCGCTCTTTCAGGCGCCTGAGACTGCTCGCATTCTGATTATCGGGCAGGCGCCGGGTTTGAAAACACAAGAAAAAGGTCGACTTTTTGATGATGCTAGTGGCGATAATCTTCGGAATTGGTTGGGGGTAGACCGAGAAACCTTTTATGACTCAGGTCTGTTTGCTATTCTTCCTATGGATTTTTATTATCCTGGTAAGGGTAAGTCAGGTGACTTGCCACCGCGCAAGGACTTCGCTGACAAGTGGCATCCGCTCATCTTGCAACATTTGCCTCATATTGATCTGACGCTTTTAATTGGGAGCTATGCTCAGGAAGCTATTTTTGGGAAATCCCAGAGGAACTTGAGCGAAAGGGTCCGACATTTTGAGGATTATTTGCCCAGTTATTTTCCTCTGCCCCATCCTTCTCCTAGAAATAATATCTGGAGGGCCAAGCATCCCTGGTTCAAGGAACGTGTCTTACCCAGATTGCAGAGGGACATAAAAAATATTGTTCAACAGTGCACAATATGA
- the pepV gene encoding dipeptidase PepV: MTINFRAEVDKRKDEFMADLFDLLRINSERDDSQADAQHPFGLGPVRALDKFLEIAERDGYPTKNVDNYAGHFEFGEGDEVLGIFGHLDVVPAGSGWNTDPYEPQIIDGKLFARGSSDDKGPTMACYYGLKIIKELGLPISKKVRFIVGTDEESGWADMDYYFANVGLPLPDFGFSPDAEFPIINGEKGNITAYLHFAGENSGAAKLHSFTGGLRENMVPESATAIISGDLADLDSKLADFTAAYGLKADAETLENGQVQVTVIGKSAHGSTPEEGVNGATYLAKFLSQFAFDGAAKAYLDLAGQVLLEDHDAKKLGVAIYDEQMGPLSMNAGVFKFDETSSDNTIALNFRYPKNTNPETIKAGLEQLGVEAVSLSAHGHTPHYCPIDDPMVATLLSVYEKHTGLKGHEQVIGGGTFGRLLKRGVAYGAMFPGDVNTMHQANEFIEVEQLYRAAAIYAEAIYELIK; encoded by the coding sequence ATGACAATCAATTTTAGAGCAGAAGTAGACAAACGCAAGGATGAATTCATGGCGGATTTATTCGACCTCTTGCGCATCAATTCGGAGCGCGACGATAGCCAAGCGGATGCCCAACACCCATTCGGACTGGGTCCTGTCCGTGCCTTGGATAAATTTCTAGAAATTGCTGAGCGTGACGGCTATCCGACCAAAAATGTTGACAATTATGCTGGACATTTTGAGTTCGGTGAAGGCGATGAGGTGCTTGGTATCTTCGGGCATTTGGATGTAGTTCCTGCTGGTAGTGGCTGGAATACAGACCCCTACGAGCCACAAATCATCGATGGGAAGCTCTTTGCGCGCGGTTCGTCCGACGACAAGGGGCCGACTATGGCTTGCTACTACGGTTTGAAAATCATCAAAGAATTGGGCTTGCCAATCTCTAAGAAAGTCCGCTTCATCGTAGGTACCGACGAAGAGTCGGGCTGGGCGGACATGGATTATTACTTCGCAAACGTTGGTCTCCCTCTGCCAGATTTCGGATTTTCTCCTGATGCCGAGTTCCCGATTATCAACGGCGAAAAGGGTAACATCACAGCTTATTTGCATTTTGCGGGAGAAAATAGCGGAGCTGCTAAACTGCATTCCTTCACAGGCGGCCTGCGTGAGAACATGGTGCCTGAATCTGCTACAGCTATTATCTCTGGCGACCTAGCAGATCTGGACAGCAAGTTGGCAGACTTCACAGCAGCCTATGGCCTAAAAGCTGACGCGGAAACCCTTGAAAACGGTCAAGTTCAAGTCACCGTCATAGGAAAATCAGCCCACGGTTCAACCCCAGAAGAAGGTGTCAACGGAGCAACCTATTTGGCTAAATTCCTCAGTCAATTCGCCTTTGACGGAGCAGCCAAAGCCTATCTTGACTTGGCAGGACAAGTCCTTCTAGAAGACCATGATGCAAAAAAACTCGGTGTAGCCATCTATGACGAGCAGATGGGGCCCCTTTCTATGAACGCAGGCGTCTTTAAGTTTGATGAAACCTCATCTGATAACACCATTGCCCTCAACTTCCGTTATCCAAAAAATACCAACCCTGAAACAATCAAGGCTGGTTTGGAACAACTGGGTGTAGAAGCTGTCAGCCTGTCAGCGCATGGTCATACCCCACACTATTGCCCAATCGATGACCCAATGGTCGCAACTCTCTTGTCTGTTTACGAAAAACACACAGGCTTGAAAGGTCACGAACAAGTGATCGGTGGCGGAACATTCGGACGCCTGCTCAAACGTGGTGTTGCCTACGGAGCCATGTTCCCAGGTGATGTCAACACCATGCACCAAGCCAACGAATTTATCGAAGTTGAGCAACTCTACCGCGCCGCGGCAATTTACGCCGAGGCCATTTACGAGTTGATTAAATAA
- the fetB gene encoding iron export ABC transporter permease subunit FetB, whose protein sequence is MNQVNVSNLSLALVFGLVLIALSISQKEKLGITKDIVMAVLRTVVQLFLVGYVLKFVFQVSNGWLSLVMVLVILYNASRQANKRNPVVNKSFWHPFFALLISTGLTLSILIWSGAIKFIPSQVIPISGMLASNAMSAIGLSYRAMYRLFTDNRQRVLEKLSLGASAKLASQDILRESIKTGMQPTIDSAKTVGLVSLPGMMSGLIFAGVDPVAAIRYQIMVMFMLLSATSLASVIASYAAYKSYFTDKAQLEFE, encoded by the coding sequence ATGAACCAAGTAAATGTAAGCAATCTTTCTCTGGCCTTGGTCTTTGGTCTGGTCTTGATTGCGCTTAGCATCAGCCAAAAGGAAAAACTGGGAATTACCAAAGACATTGTGATGGCTGTCTTGCGGACGGTGGTCCAACTCTTTCTGGTCGGCTATGTCTTGAAGTTTGTCTTTCAAGTGTCCAATGGCTGGTTGAGCTTGGTCATGGTCCTAGTCATTCTCTACAATGCTAGTCGTCAGGCCAATAAGCGTAACCCTGTCGTCAACAAGTCCTTCTGGCATCCCTTCTTTGCCCTTCTGATTTCTACTGGATTGACCTTGAGCATTTTGATTTGGTCGGGGGCTATTAAGTTCATTCCCTCGCAGGTCATTCCTATTTCTGGTATGCTAGCTAGCAATGCCATGTCGGCCATCGGTCTGTCCTATCGAGCCATGTACCGTCTCTTTACGGATAATCGCCAGCGGGTCTTGGAGAAATTGAGTTTGGGCGCGTCTGCCAAATTGGCTTCGCAGGACATTTTGCGTGAAAGTATCAAGACGGGAATGCAACCGACTATTGACTCAGCCAAGACAGTCGGTCTGGTCAGCCTGCCCGGCATGATGTCTGGTCTGATTTTTGCAGGTGTTGACCCTGTAGCTGCCATTCGTTACCAGATTATGGTCATGTTCATGCTCTTGTCGGCTACCAGTCTGGCCTCCGTTATAGCATCATACGCAGCCTACAAGTCTTATTTTACGGACAAGGCGCAATTGGAATTTGAATAA